A genomic window from Colletotrichum destructivum chromosome 7, complete sequence includes:
- a CDS encoding Putative FMN-dependent dehydrogenase, alpha-hydroxy acid dehydrogenase, FMN-dependent, whose translation MSDPNSPHIKNRDTPSWGLYQRENFWKLNDGQIPQFNTHPDKLEELAKQKLTQNGWYYASSNAGLSHTHLANRQAFFRHKIVPRQLVDTNERSTRTTIFGHEVSAPFGIAPVGINKIYHPQGELPVAKVAGELGIPYSLSTAGSCPIEDVARANDAGRASRTEDNSGDQSKIPEGPRFFQLYMPHDDELTISLLTRAHDSGYTACILTTDTWQLGWRHDDVATSNYAFYRGIGADMGLTDPVFQKRLAERGIDPQKEPERAAAMWIDSIWHGRAWSWDKAAWARAQWQRISGGKPFLIKGIQRVDDAEKAADLGFEGIVVSNHAGRQVDGAIASLDALEKIAERVGDRIVVTFDSGVRGAADITKALALGARFVFIGRLWIWGLSIMGEHGVRHVLKGLLADLDILMNVAGIQKIGDINKDLLESLPKTYALVAEKSKL comes from the exons ATGTCCGACCCCAACTCTCCTCACATCAAGAACCGTGATACTCCATCATGGGGCCTCTACCAGCGTGAGAACTTCTGGAAGCTGAATGATGGACAAATTCCTCAGTTCAACACTC ACCCCGACAAGCTCGAAGAGCTGGCTAAACAGAAGCTGACTCAGAACGGATG GTATTACGCTTCATCGAATGCCGGCCTCTCGCACACGCATCTCGCCAACCGCCAGGCCTTCTTCCGACACAAGATCGTCCCCCGCCAGCTTGTCGACACGAACGAACGCTCAACCCGCACCACGATTTTTGGACACGAGGTTTCGGCCCCGTTCGGCATCGCGCCCGTTGGCATCAACAAGATCTACCACCCGCAGGGCGAGCTGCCTGTCGCCAAGGTGGCCGGAGAGCTGGGCATTCCCTACAGCCTCTCTACGGCCGGGTCCTGTCCCATCGAAGATGTTGCCCGAGCCAACGACGCGGGGCGCGCATCAAGGACTGAGGACAACTCGGGAGATCAATCCAAGATCCCTGAGGGTCCGCGGTTCTTCCAGCTCTACATGCctcacgacgacgagctcacCATCTCGCTCTTGACCAGGGCACACGATTCCGGCTATACGGCTTGCATCCTCACCACGGATACCTGGCAGCTGGGCTGGCGGCACGACGACGTGGCGACGTCGAACTACGCGTTTTAccgcggcatcggcgccgacatGGGCCTGACCGACCCCGTGTTCCAGAAACGCCTGGCGGAAAGGGGCATCGATCCACAAAAGGAACCcgagagggcggcggcgatgtggATCGACAGCATCTGGCACGGCCGCGCGTGGTCCTGGGACAAGGCCGCGTGGGCGCGGGCGCAGTGGCAGCGAATCAGCGGCGGGAAGCCGTTCCTGATCAAGGGAATCCAGAGGGTCGACGACGCagagaaggcggcggacCTCGGGTtcgagggcatcgtcgtGAGCAACCATGCTGGACGGCAGGTCGACGGGGCCATCGCGAGCCTGGACGCGCTGGAGAAGATTGCGGAGAGGGTCGGGGACAGGATCGTCGTCACGTTCGACAGCGGCGTGAGGGGCGCGGCGGACATAACGAAAGCCCTGGCGCTGGGTGCCAGATTCGTCTTCATCGGGAGGCTGTGGATCTGGGGGTTGAGCATCATGGGAGAGCACGGGGTGAGACATGTGCTCAAGGGGCTGTTGGCCGACTTGGACATCTTGATGAACGTGGCGGGGATTCAGAAGATTGGGGACATCAACAAGGACCTGCTGGAGTCGTTGCCCAAGACGTACGCACTGGTTGCTGAGAAAAGCAAGTTGTAG
- a CDS encoding Putative glucose-methanol-choline oxidoreductase, FAD/NAD(P)-binding domain superfamily yields the protein MSGAIPDEFDIIVCGGGSCGCVVAGRLANLDHNLKVLLIENGESNLNNPWVFRPGIYPRNMKLDSKTATFYQSRPSKHLSGRSAIVPCANILGGGSSINFMMYTRASASDYDDFQAKGWSTKELLPLMKKHETYQRASHNRETHGFDGPIKVSFGNYTYPIKDDFLRAASSQGIPVVDDLQDLTTGHGAEHWLKWINRDTGRRSDSAHAYIHATRAKHSNLYLACNTKVDKVIIENGRAVAVHTIPSKPLDPNELKGRTFRARKQIVISGGTLSSPLILQRSGVGDPEKLRRAGVKPIVDLPGVGLNFQDHYLTFSTYRAKPGTESFDDFVRGDPEVQKRVFDEWNIKGTGPLATNGIEAGVKIRPTPEELKEFERWPTPHFKDGWKSYFENKPDKPVMHYSVIAGWFGDHMVMPPGNFFTMFHFLEYPFSRGSTHIVSPNPYDAPDFDAGFMNDERDMVPMVWGYIKSRETARRMDAYAGEVANMHPVFAYDSPARARDLNLADTNKYALPGNLTAGIQHGSWTQPLNEAERKADIKRTLNAHCVDGREPLKYSDADIKEVEEWVKRHVETTWHSLGTCSMAPKEGNSIVKHGVLDERLNVHGVKGLKVADLSICPDNVGCNTYSTALLIGEKAAVLVAEDLGYSGEALEMKVPTYHAPGEFVLNSRL from the exons ATGAGCGGAGCAATCCCGGACGAGTTTGACATCATTGtctgtggtggtggtagcTGCGGATGTGTCGTTGCCGGACG ACTTGCCAACTTGGACCACAATCTCAAGGTGCTCCTCATCGAGAATGGTGAGAGCAACCTCAACAACCCGTGGGTGTTCCGGCCGGGCATCTACCCGCGCAACATGAAGCTCGACTCCAAGACGGCCACCTTTTACCAGTCGAGGCCCTCGAAGCATCTGTCCGGCCGATCCGCCATTGTGCCCTGCGCCAACATCCTGGGCGGCGGCTCTTCCATCAACTTCATG ATGTACACTCGTGCCTCCGCCTCCGACTACGATGATTTCCAGGCCAAGGGCTGGTCTACCAAGGAGCTGCTGCCTCTCATGAAGAAGCACGAGACGTACCAGCGAGCCTCTCACAACCG GGAAACTCACGGATTCGACGGCCCCATTAAGGTTTCGTTCGGCAACTA CACGTACCCTATCAAGGATGATTtcctccgcgccgcctcgtcccagGGTATCCCTGTTGTGGATGATCTTCAGGATCTCACTACCGGCCACGGAGCTGAGCATTGGCTCAAGTGGATCAACCGCGAT ACGGGCCGCCGCAGTGACAGTGCTCACGCCTATATCCACGCAACTCGGGCCAAGCACTCCAACCTCTACCTCGCCTGCAACACCAAGgtcgacaaggtcatcatcGAGAATGGCCGAGCTGTTGCCGTTCACACCAT CCCGAGCAAGCCGCTCGACCCTAACGAGCTGAAGGGACGCACATTTAGAGCCCGCAAGCAGATTGTCATCTCGGGCGGAACCCTGTCGTCTCCTCTCATCCTGCAACGCTCCGGCGTTGGTGACCCCGAGAAGCTTCGCCGCGCCGGCGTTAAGCCCATCGTCGACCTGCCCGGCGTCGGTCTTAACTTTCAGGACCACTACCTGACCTTCTCGACCTACCGCGCGAAGCCAGGAACCGAGAGCTTTGACGACTTTGTCCGTGGAGACCCCGAGGTCCAGAAGC GCGTCTTTGACGAGTGGAACATCAAGGGAACTGGCCCGCTGGCCACCAacggcatcgaggccggcgtcaagATCCGGccgacgcccgaggagctcaaggagTTCGAGCGGTGGCCGACCCCGCACTTCAAGGACGGGTGGAAGTCGTACTTTGAGAACAAGCCCGACAAGCCGGTGATGCACTACTCGGTCATCGCTGGCTGGTTCGGCGACCACATGGTGATGCCGCCCGGCAACTTCTTCACCATGTTCCACTTCCTCGAGTACCCCTTCTCACGCGGCTCGACGCACATCGTCTCGCCGAACCCGTACGACGCGCCCGACTTCGACGCCGGCTTCATGAACGACGAGCGCGACATGGTGCCCATGGTCTGGGGCTACATCAAGTCGCGCGAGACGGCCCGCCGCATGGATGCctacgccggcgaggtcgccaaCATGCACCCCGTCTTCGCCTACGACtcgcccgcccgcgcccgcgacctcaacctcgccgacacCAACAAGTACGCCCTGCCGGGCAACCTCACCGCCGGCATCCAGCACGGCAGCTGGACCCAGCCCCTGAACGAGGCTGAGAGGAAGGCCGACATCAAGAGAACCCTGAACGCCCACtgcgtcgacggccgcgagcCGCTGAAGTACAGCGACGCGGACatcaaggaggtcgaggaaTGGGTCAAGCGTCACGTCGAGACCACATGGCACAGTCTTGGA ACCTGCTCCATGGCTCCCAAGGAGGGCAACAGCATCGTCAAgcacggcgtcctcgacgagcgcCTGAACGTCCACGGCGTCAAGGGCCTCAAGGTTGCCGACCTGTCCATCTGCCCCGACAACGTCGGCTGCAACAC ATATTCCACCGCCCTGCTCAtcggcgagaaggccgccgtgctcgtcgccgaggacctcggaTACTCCGGCGAGGCTCTCGAGATGAAGGTGCCGACGTACCACGCCCCGGGAGAGTTTGTGCTTAACTCTCGTCTCTAA
- a CDS encoding Putative phosphoglucose isomerase (PGI), phosphoglucose isomerase, SIS domain 1: MPQASSLPAWAELQAHRDNVGKNFVLKEAFANDTDRFAKFSRTFKNAASGTDILFDFSKNFLTDETLDLLVKLAEQAGLEKKRDAMFAGEKINFTEQRAVFHTALRNVGDWEMKVDGVDVMSNKGGVRDVLEHMKEFSEQVRSGEWKGYTGKKLTTIVNVGIGGSDLGPVMVTEALKHYGAKDQTLHFVSNIDGTHMAEALANSDPETTLFLIASKTFTTAETTTNANTAKSWFLEKTDGKGDIAKHFVALSTNEEEVTKFGIDAKNMFGFESWVGGRYSVWSAIGLSVAIYVGYDNFHKFLAGAHEMDKHFRETPLKENIPVLGGLLSVWYSDFFQAQTHLVAPFDQYLHRFPAYLQQLSMESNGKTITSDGTPAKYTTGPILFGEPCTNAQHSFFQLVHQGTKLIPADFILAAKSHNPIGDGVHQKMLASNYFAQAEALMVGKTAEQVRAEGAPEELVPHKIFLGNRPTTSILVGGHIGPAELGALIVYYEHLTFTEAAVWDINAFDQWGVELGKVLAKKILKELDEAGNGEGHDVSTGGLIGAFKKYSNL; this comes from the exons ATGCCTCAAGCTTCCAGCCTCCCCGCCTGGGCCGAGCTCCAGGCTCACCGCGACAACGTCGGCAAGAACTTCGTCCTCAAGGAGGCCTTTGCCAACGACACGGACCGCTTCGCCAAGTTCTCCCGTACCTTCAAGaacgccgcctcgggcacCGACATCCTCTTCGACTTCTCAAAGAACTTCCTGACCGATGAGACcctcgacctgctcgtcaagctcgccgagcaggccggcctcgagaagaagcgcgacGCCATGTTCGCCGGCGAAAAGATCAACTTCACCGAGCAGCGCGCCGTCTTCCACACCGCCCTCCGCAACGTCGGCGACTGGGAGATGAAGGTTGACGGTGTCGACGTCATGTCCAACAAGGGCGGCGTCCGCGACGTCCTTGAGCACATGAAGGAGTTCTCCGAGCAGGTCCGCTCCGGCGAGTGGAAGGGCTACACCGGCAAGAAGCTGACCACCATTGTCAACGTCGGCATCGGAGGTTCCGACCT CGGCCCCGTCATGGTCACCGAGGCCCTCAAGCACTACGGTGCCAAGGACCAGACCCTGCACTTCGTCTCCAACATTGACGGCACCcacatggccgaggccctcgccaacTCGGACCCCGAGACCACCCTCTTCCTCATTGCCTCCAAGACCTTCACCACTGCCGAGACCACCACCAACGCCAACACGGCCAAGTCGTGGTTCCTCGAGAAGACGGACGGCAAGGGCGACATCGCCAAGCACTTCGTCGCCCTGTCCAccaacgaggaggaggtcacAAAgttcggcatcgacgccaaGAACATGTTCGGCTTCGAGAGCTGGGTCGGCGGCCGCTATTCCGTCTGGAGCGCCATCGGCCTCAGCGTCGCCATCTACGTCGGCTACGACAACTTCCACAagttcctcgccggcgcccacgAGATGGACAAGCACTTCCGCGAGACCCCGCTCAAGGAGAACAtccccgtcctcggcggTCTCCTCAGCGTCTGGTACTCGGACTTTTTCCAGGCTCAGACTCACCTCGTCGCTCC CTTCGACCAGTACCTCCACCGCTTCCCCGCCTacctgcagcagctgtcCATGGAGTCCAACGGCAAGACCATCACCTCGGACGGAACCCCCGCGAAGTACACCACCG GCCCCATCCTCTTCGGCGAGCCCTGCACCAACGCCCAGCACTCCTTCTTCCAGCTCGTCCACCAGGGCACCAAGCTCATCCCTGCCGACTTCATCCTTGCCGCCAAGAGCCACAACCCcattggcgacggcgtccacCAGAAGATGCTGGCCTCCAACTACTTTGCCCAGGCTGAGGCTCTGATGGTcggcaagacggccgagCAGGTCCGCGCCGAGGGTGcccccgaggagctcgtccCCCACAAGATCTTCCTGGGCAACCGCCCTACCACCAGCATCCTGGTCGGCGGTCACATCGGCCCCGCCGAGCTTGGCGCCCTGATCGTCTACTACGAGCACCTTACCTtcaccgaggccgccgtctgGGACATCAACGCCTTCGACCAGTGGGGTgtcgagctgggcaaggTTCTTGCCAAGAAGATTCTCAA GGAGCTCGATgaggccggcaacggcgagggccaCGACGTCTCCACTGGCGGCTTGATCGGTGCCTTCAAGAAGTACTCCAACTTGTAA
- a CDS encoding Putative coatomer, WD associated region, WD40/YVTN repeat-like-containing domain superfamily: MKVDVKRQLFARSERVKGIDFHPQEPWILTTLYSGHVYIWSYETQQIVKTFELTDVPVRAGRFVARKNWIVCGSDDFQIRVYNYNTSEKITSFEAHPDYIRAIAIHPTQPFVLTASDDMTIKLWDWEKGWKCVQVFEGHGHYVMGLAINPKDTNTFASASLDRTVKIWSLGSATPNFTLEAHEAKGVNHVDYYPHSDKPYLLTTSDDRTVKVWDYTTKSLIATLEGHTNNVSFACYHPELPVIISGSEDGTIRLWHANTYRFEQSLNYGLERAWCVSYQKGKQGVAVGFDDGAVVVKLGREEPAVSMDASGKLVWARHNEVVSAIIKGGDDTIKDNEPISLPVKELGTCEVYPSTLVHNPNGRFVAVCGDGEYIIYTALAWRNKAFGSALDFVWASKENTNDFAIRESATSVKVYKNFVEKPGGLDVGFQAEGLTGGILLGVKGQGGISFFDWQTGGLVRRIEVEPREVYWSDSGELVALACEDTFYVLRFSRDAYVEGVQSGQIDEDGVESAFEVITDINESVRTGEWVGDCFLYTNSTNRLNYLVGDQTYTVSHFDQSMYILGYIQRDSRIYLADKDVGVTSFALSLPVLEYQTLVLRDEMETAQELLPTIPADQLNKIARFLEGQGHKELALEVATDPEHKFELALGLGQLDTALDLAREADVEHKWKTVGDAALAGWQVTVAQECFTHAKDLGSLLLLYSSTSDRSGLSKLAEQAQEAGAHNVAFSCKWLLGDVAGCVEILTKTGRLAEAVLFSQTYKPSVTADVVKEWKESLEKSKKGRVSKMIGVPVEDEELFPEWDEWLQLEKQGGAAPEVAEIKEVNGTESPEVAEEVEEAEEDEEDEEEADDKEVETEEDEK, translated from the exons ATGAAGGTCGACGTCAAG CGACAATTGTTCGCCCGCAGCGAGCGGGTTAAGGGCATCGACTTCCATCCTCAAGAGCCATGGATCCTCACCACATTGTACAGCGGCCACGTCTACATCTGGTCGTACGAGACACAGCAGATCGTCAAGACGTTCGAGCTCACCGATGTGCCCGTCCGAGCCGGTCGATTCGTCGCGAGAAAGAACTGGATCGTCTGCGGCTCCGACGACTTCCAGATCCGCGTGTACAACTACAACACCTCGGAGAAGATCACCTCGTTCGAGGCTCACCCCGACTACATCCGCGCCATTGCCATCCACCCGACACAACCCTTCGTGCTGACCGCCTCCGATGACATGACGATCAAGCTGTGGGACTGGGAGAAGGGATGGAAGTGCGTCCAGGTCTTTGAGGGTCACGGACACTACGTGATGGGTCTCGCCATCAACCCCAAGGACACCAACAccttcgcctcggcctcccTCGACCGCACCGTCAAGATCTGGAGCCTCGGCTCCGCGACGCCCAACTTCACCCTCGAGGCCCACGAGGCCAAGGGTGTCAACCACGTCGACTACTACCCCCATTCCGACAAGCCCTACCTCCTGACGACGTCCGACGACCGCACCGTCAAGGTCTGGGACTACACCACCAAGTCTCTCATCGCCACCCTCGAAGGCCACACGAATAACGTCTCGTTCGCGTGCTATCACCCCGAGCTGCCAGTTATCATTTCCGGTTCCGAAGACGGCACCATTAGGCTATGGCACGCCAACACGTACCGGTTCGAGCAGTCTTTGAACTACGGCCTGGAGCGCGCGTGGTGCGTCTCGTACCAGAAGGGCAAGCAGGGTGTGGCTGTCGGTTtcgacgatggtgccgtcgtcgtgaaGCTGGGCCGCGAAGAGCCCGCTGTGTCCATGGACGCGTCAGGAAAGCTCGTCTGGGCCCGCCACAATGAGGTTGTTTCTGCCATTATCAAGGGCGGAG ACGATACCATCAAGGACAACGAGCCCATCTCCCTGCCCGTCAAGGAGCTTGGCACCTGCGAGGTGTACCCGTCGACCCTGGTCCACAACCCGAACGGCCGCTTTGTCGCGGTCTGCGGAGACGGCGAGTACATCATCTACACGGCCCTGGCGTGGCGCAACAAGGCCTTCGGCTCCGCGCTGGACTTTGTGTGGGCGTCCAAGGAGAACACGAACGACTTCGCCATTCGGGAGTCGGCAACCAGCGTCAAGGTGTACAAGAACTTCGTCGAGAAGCCGGGCGGTCTTGATGTCGGTTTCCAGGCCGAGGGCTTGACTGGTGGCATTCTTCTTGGTGTGAAGGGCCAGGGCGGCATTTCCTTCTTTGACTGGCAGACGGGTGGCCTTGTCAGGCgcatcgaggtcgagccTAGAGAG GTGTACTGGTCTGACAGCGGCGAACTGGTGGCCCTCGCTTGCGAGGACACCTTCTATGTCCTGCGCTTTTCGCGTGATGCCTACGTCGAGGGCGTTCAGAGTGGTCAGATTGacgaggatggtgttgagTCGGCTTTCGAGGTCATCACCGACATCAACGAGAG CGTGCGAACGGGAGAGTGGGttggcgactgcttcctCTACACTAACAGCACCAACCGCCTGAActacctcgtcggcgaccagACGTACACCGTGTCCCATTTCGACCAGTCCATGTACATCTTGGGCTACATCCAGCGCGACTCAAGGATCTACCTGGCCGACAAGGATGTTGGTGTCACTTCGTTCGCGCTCTCGCTGCCCGTTCTCGAGTACCAAACCCTGGTCCTTCGCGACGAGATGGAAACTGCGCAAGAGCTTCTGCCCACCATCCCTGCAGACCAGCTTAACAAGATCGCGCGCTTCTTGGAGGGCCAAGGCCACAAGGAGCTGGCGCTGGAGGTCGCCACGGATCCCGAGCACAAGTTCGAGTTggccctcggcctgggccagctggacaccgccctcgacctcgccagGGAAGCAGACGTCGAGCACAAGTGGAAGACTGTGGGAGACGCTGCCCTTGCCGGATGGCAGGTGACAGTGGCGCAAGAGTGCTTCACGCACGCAAAGGACCTGGGTTCGCTGCTCCTGCTCTACTCCTCCACGTCGGACCGCAGCGGCCTTTCGAAACTGGCCGAGCAGGCGCAGGAGGCTGGCGCCCACAATGTTGCCTTCAGCTGCAAGTGGCTGCtgggcgacgtcgccggctgCGTTGAGATCCTCACCAAGACTGGCCGGTTAGCCGAGGCCGTCCTGTTCTCGCAAACATACAAGCCCAGCGTGACGGCGGATGTCGTCAAGGAATGGAAGGAGAGCCTtgagaagagcaagaagggTCGCGTCTCCAAGATGATTGGTGTACCGGTggaggacgaagagctgTTCCCCGAGTGGGACGAGTGGCTCcagctcgagaagcaggGCGGCGCAGCGCCTgaggtcgccgagatcaaggaggTCAACGGAACAGAATCCCCCGAGGTTGccgaggaagtggaagaggccgaggaggacgaggaggacgaggaggaggctgacgacaaggaggtcgagacggaagaagacgagaagtAG
- a CDS encoding Putative serine/threonine-protein kinase, active, with amino-acid sequence MSWKLTKKLKETHLGPLANTFSRSPSTSTITDSSEKAQPNISGSASPINEGNIAASEAMAQAPVVNPPKPGILVVTLHEGHGFSLPEQHRQAFASSHQGSLSTGGALSVAGSVRPSSSQRGAVGSFINGAARPQTSGGGFTGIPTNHGRISGKYMPYALLDFDKMQVFVNSVEGTPENPLWAGGNTQYKFDVSRVTELVIHLYMRNPLAPPGSGRSQDIFLGVARINPRFEEKHQFVEDPKANKKDREKAAAEFASRERALGHSGVEWVDVQYGTGKVKIGVEYVENRAGKLKIEDFELLKVVGKGSFGKVMQVRKKDTNRIYALKTIRKAHIISRSEVAHTLAERSVLAQINNPFIVPLKFTFQSPEKLYFVLAFVNGGELFHHLQKEQRFDVNRSRFYTAELLCALECLHGFNVIYRDLKPENILLDYQGHIALCDFGLCKLDMKDEDRTNTFCGTPEYLAPELLMGQGYNKTVDWWTLGVLLYEMLTGLPPFYDENTNEMYRKILSEPLHFPGHDVVPPAAKDLLTKLLNRDPKERLGANGSAEIKAHPFFHAIDWRKLLQRKYEPAFKPNVVDALDTANFDPEFTSEAPQDSYVEGPMLSQTMQNQFQGFSYNRPIAGLGDAGGSVKDPSFVGSIQDR; translated from the exons ATGTCGTGGAAGTTGACGAAGAAACTCAAGGAGACCCATCTGGGTCCGTTGGCCAACACCTTCTCCCgttcgccgtcgacgtctaCCATCACCGACAGCAGCGAAAAGGCCCAGCCCAACATCTCTGGCTCGGCCTCACCCATCAACGAGGGAAACATCG CTGCCTCTGAGGCCATGGCACAAGCACCAGTTGTCAACCCCCCGAAGCccggcatcctcgtcgtcaccctTCACGAGGGTCACGGCTTCTCCCTCCCCGAACAACACAGACAAGCCTTTGCTTCTTCACACCAAGGTTCGCTgtccaccggcggcgccctcagcgtcgccggctccgtccgcccttcttcctcacaacggggcgccgtcggctccTTCATCAACGGTGCCGCCCGCCCCCAGActtccggcggcggcttcacCGGTATCCCAACCAACCATGGCCGTATCTCCGGAAAGTACATGCCCTACGCCCTGCTGGACTTCGACAAGATGCAGGTCTTTGTCAACTCGGTCGAAGGAACGCCAGAGAACCCTCTCTGGGCCGGAGGAAACACCCAGTACAAGTTCGACGTCTCTCGCGTGACGGAGCTCGTCATCCACCTCTACATGCGCAACCCCCTGGCCCCTCCCGGCTCGGGCCGCAGCCAAGACATattcctcggcgtcgcccgcaTCAACCCGCGCTTCGAGGAGAAGCACCAGTTCGTTGAGGACCCCAAGGCAAACAAAAAGGAccgcgagaaggccgccgccgagttcGCCAGTCGCGAGCGCGCCCTCGGCCACAGCGGAGTCGAGTGGGTGGACGTGCAGTACGGCACTGGAAAGGTCAAAATTGGCGTCGAGTACGTCGAGAACCGCGCCGGCAAGCTCAAGATTGAGGACTTTGAGCTGCTCAAGGTCGTCGGCAAGGGCAGCTTCGGCAAGGTGATGCAGGTGCGCAAGAAGGACACGAACCGGATCTACGCGCTCAAGACGATCCGCAAGGCGCACATCATCTCGCGCTCCGAAGTCGCTCacaccctcgccgagcgcTCCGTACTGGCCCAGATCAACAACCCCTTCATCGTGCCCCTCAAGTTTACCTTCCAGTCGCCCGAGAAGCTCTACTTCGTGCTGGCCTTTGTCAACGGAGGCGAGCTGTTCCACCATCTCCAGAAGGAGCAGAGATTCGACGTTAACCGCTCCCGATTCTACACGGCCGAACTGCTGTGCGCCCTCGAGTGCCTCCACGGCTTCAACGTCATCTACCGAGACCTTAAGCCCGAGAACATTCTTCTCGACTATCAGGGCCACATCGCCCTGTGCGACTTTGGCCTTTGCAAGCTGGACAtgaaggacgaggacagGACTAACACGTTCTGCGGTACGCCCGAATATCTCGCTCCCGAGCTCCTCATGGGCCAGGGCTACAACAAGACTGTCGATTGGTGGACGCTGGGTGTCCTGCTGTACGAGATGTTGACGGGTCTGCCGCCCTTCTACGACGAGAACACGAACGAGATGTACCGCAAGATCCTCTCGGAGCCGCTCCACTTCCCCggccacgacgtcgtcccgccggcggccaaggacctCCTGACCAAGTTGCTCAACCGTGATCCCAAGGAGCGTCTCGGAGCCAACGGATCGGCTGAGATCAAGGCGCACCCTTTCTTCCATGCCATTGACTGGCGCAAGCTTCTGCAGCGCAAGTACGAGCCTGCATTCAAGCCCAATGTG GTGGACGCGCTCGACACGGCCAACTTCGACCCCGAGTTCACGTCAGAAGCCCCCCAGGACTCGTACGTGGAGGGACCGATGCTCTCGCAGACGATGCAGAATCAATTCCAGGGCTTCTCGTACAACCGCCCGATCGCGGGACTGGGCGATGCTGGTGGCAGTGTCAAGGACCCTTCCTTCGTGGGCAGCATCCAGGACCGATGA
- a CDS encoding Putative mannitol dehydrogenase, 6-phosphogluconate dehydrogenase-like domain superfamily: MSTQHQNKKAVHFGAGNIGRGFVACFLHNSGYEVVFADVADALIDKLNETPSYRVIEVGAEGTNENTITNYRAINSRTHEADLVEEIATADVVTCSVGPNILKFIAPVIAKGIDKRPSNLAPIAVIACENAIGATDTLAEHIKDPRNTPAHRLEDHHERARYANSAIDRIVPAQDPNAGLDVTLEKFYEWVVERTPFEEIPSIEGINWVDELAPFIERKLYTVNTGHATAAYHGYNRSKRTVYDALQDKAIMAEVRKALEETSNLIISKHGIDEKAQREYAAKIIRRIGNPHLEDAVERVGRAPLRKLSRKERFVGPAAELAEKGQDCSALLRAAEMAFRFQDVEGDDESKELSKLMSENGPEDAVTKICGVQPSEKIHPMLVEVVRRVQADSEE; the protein is encoded by the coding sequence atgTCGACACAACatcagaacaagaaggccgtcCACTTCGGAGCCGGTAACATCGGCCGTGGCTTCGTCGCCTGCTTCCTCCACAACTCTGGCTACGAGGTTGTCTTCGCCGATGTTGCCGATGCTCTCATTGACAAGCTCAACGAGACCCCCTCATACCGTGTCATTGAGGTCGGCGCTGAGGGCACCAACGAGAACACTATCACAAACTACCGCGCCATCAACTCAAGAACTCACGAGGCCGACTTGGTCGAGGAGATTGCCACCGCCGACGTTGTCACGTGTTCCGTCGGCCCGAACATCCTGAAGTTCATCGCCCCGGTCATTGCCAAGGGTATTGACAAGCGACCCAGCAACCTGGCTCCTATCGCTGTCATTGCCTGCGAAAACGCCATTGGCGCCACCGACACCCTTGCTGAGCACATCAAGGACCCTCGCAACACTCCCGCCCACCGCTTGGAGGACCACCACGAGCGCGCTCGCTACGCCAACTCTGCCATCGACCGCATCGTCCCTGCTCAGGACCCCAACGCTGGCCTGGACGTCACCCTCGAGAAGTTTTACGAGTGGGTTGTCGAGCGCACTCCCTTCGAGGAGATCCCCAGCATCGAGGGCATCAACTGGGTTGATGAGCTTGCTCCCTTTATTGAGCGTAAGCTCTACACTGTCAACACTGGCCACGCTACTGCCGCCTACCACGGATACAACCGCAGCAAGCGCACTGTCTACGACGCTCTCCAGGAcaaggccatcatggccgaggttcgcaaggcgctcgaggagacGAGCAACCTGATCATCAGCAAGCACGGCATTGACGAGAAGGCCCAGCGCGAATACGCTGCCAAGATCATTCGCCGCATTGGCAACCCCCATTTGGAGGATGCTGTCGAGCGCGTTGGCCGCGCTCCTCTCCGCAAACTCAGCCGCAAGGAGCGTTTTGTCGGCCCTGCGGCtgagctcgccgagaaggGTCAGGACTGCTCCGCCCtgctccgcgccgccgagatggctTTCCGCTTCCAGGATGTtgagggcgatgatgagaGCAAGGAGCTATCCAAGCTCATGTCCGAGAACGGTCCCGAGGATGCTGTTACTAAGATCTGCGGTGTCCAGCCCTCGGAGAAGATCCACCCCATGCTTGTCGAGGTGGTTCGCAGAGTCCAGGCCGACAGCGAGGAATGA